TAAAAGCTTGAACTCATATATTTATCGTTCTTCTACTATGTTAATAGTTCTAGCTGCTTTACAATCTTTAAATAACATACAATCATTCATTCTTTTATGATTATATGTTGCCCTAGAACTAGAGATAATTTTTCCCGTAATATTATCAATAACTCTTGCATTTAACATAACTTTCCCATATTGTCTAGAATAAGTTCCAACTACAATATAAGTATTTGGAATTTTATTCTTCAATTTATTAGTTTTTCTACTGATAAAGTACTCTCCATCATTATTAACTGAAACTGCTAATTGTCCCCTAAATTCAATAATATTAAAGCCTCTATTTGATAATTCATCAATTAAACTTTCACTGACTATTCTTCCAAATTCAGTAGTTTTTTTAAGTTCCGCAAGTCTTACAAATGATGTAATAATTACAGGTTTATTTGTATTCATTTTTTTATTTCTCATCATTTGAGTTGCTAAAGAGGCTATTGTTCCTTCCAAAGTTGATTGAGTGGTTATATTTCTTTGCTTATCATCTGCAATTTCTAAAATTTGTTTTGTAGTTTGCACTTTGTTGTACTCTTTTAAAACATCGCCATTAAGAGAGGTACTTGTAATCTCTTTTTTATATGTACAACCTACTATTGTAAATGCGAGTAAAGTAGCTATTATTCCCACTTTAGATAAACTTTTAAACATTAAAAACCCCTTTAACTGATTATTTAAATTTTATTTAAACTTTGCTTACATACTCTTGAAAAGATTATTTATTATTTTCTATAAAATCTAGTTTCAAAGCTTATTTATATGGGTTTGAATATAATTATAAAAACAAAAAAGGATTTTTATGGCAAAAATTATAATAGCTATTTCAAATGGTTTTGAAGAGATTGAAGCAATAAGTATAATTGATATTTGTAGACGTGCAAATATCGAAGTTACAATAGCAGCAACTGAAGATATTCAAACAGCAGGTGCTAATAGTATAAAAATTGTTGCAGATTGTCTAATAGATACTATTAATTCTTCTGATTTTGATATGATTGTTTTACCAGGTGGTTTACCAAATGCATTTAATTTAGCAGAAAATGAAAAGGTACAATCACTTTTAAAAGAGTTCAAAGAACAAAATAAAAATATTGGAGCAATTTGT
The Poseidonibacter antarcticus DNA segment above includes these coding regions:
- a CDS encoding FlgO family outer membrane protein, with translation MFKSLSKVGIIATLLAFTIVGCTYKKEITSTSLNGDVLKEYNKVQTTKQILEIADDKQRNITTQSTLEGTIASLATQMMRNKKMNTNKPVIITSFVRLAELKKTTEFGRIVSESLIDELSNRGFNIIEFRGQLAVSVNNDGEYFISRKTNKLKNKIPNTYIVVGTYSRQYGKVMLNARVIDNITGKIISSSRATYNHKRMNDCMLFKDCKAARTINIVEER
- a CDS encoding DJ-1 family glyoxalase III, with amino-acid sequence MAKIIIAISNGFEEIEAISIIDICRRANIEVTIAATEDIQTAGANSIKIVADCLIDTINSSDFDMIVLPGGLPNAFNLAENEKVQSLLKEFKEQNKNIGAICAAPYALHKADVLNENFTCYPSFEKEIRENGYHEDDAIVIDGKVITSRGPATAMSFALEIVNILCEEETYTNVKNGLLA